The Fragaria vesca subsp. vesca linkage group LG2, FraVesHawaii_1.0, whole genome shotgun sequence genome includes a window with the following:
- the LOC101304343 gene encoding uncharacterized protein LOC101304343, which produces MADSLWNPQLQLFPSGAAKRPRSDYDLPTSGLYSGHEMNNYLAHDDDFGGPRAVKDTKSIGSAYDRYLQTGQMSSTTMVGVGLGRPVGNGMADHLMGRPGAVASDLISGRNISLAQLPVDAISRLAPGHETAPLPPDATNTLYIEGLPPDSTRREVAHIFRPFVGYKEVRLVSKESKLRGGDPLILCFVDFVNPACAATAMSALQGYKMDEHNPDSNYLRLQFSRFPGPRSGHGTRSKR; this is translated from the exons ATGGCGGACAGCCTCTGGAACCCGCAGCTGCAACTTTTTCCGTCCGGTGCCGCAAAACGACCCCGCTCTGACTACG ACCTCCCAACTTCTGGTCTGTATTCAGGTCATGAGATGAATAACTATTTAGCACATGATGATGATTTTGGTGGTCCTAGGGCTGTAAAGGATACAAAATCAATTGGATCTGCATATGACCGTTATCTTCAAACTGGG CAAATGTCTTCAACTACCATGGTTGGAGTTGGATTGGGGAGGCCTGTTGGCAATGGAATGGCTGATCATTTGATGGGTCGCCCTGGTGCTGTTGCTTCGGATTTAATTAGTGGTCGAAATATTAGTCTTGCTCAGCTCCCAGTGGATGCAATATCTAGACTAGCACCTGGACATGAAACAGCTCCTTTACCCCCAGATGCTACCAACACTTTATACATAGAAGGGCTTCCTCCTGACAGCACAAGGAGGGAAGTAGCTC ATATCTTTCGCCCCTTTGTGGGATATAAAGAAGTGAGGCTTGTGAGCAAAGAGTCCAAACTT CGTGGTGGTGATCCTCTTATCCTCTGTTTTGTGGATTTTGTAAATCCAGCCTGCGCTGCAACTGCCATGAGTGCTTTGCAAG GCTATAAAATGGATGAACACAATCCCGATTCTAATTACTTGCGGCTGCAGTTTTCTCGGTTCCCAGGTCCAAGGTCTGGACATGGAACCCGTAGTAAGAGGTGA
- the LOC101304055 gene encoding uncharacterized protein LOC101304055: MGKMGTSLVFSLLVALVAFASQTSANYPYSSPPPPASPPYHYKSPPPPPPPVHYAPPHHPYYPPKSPPKPPVYSPPKHPHYPPKSPPSPTPPVYSPPKHPHYPPKSPPKPPVYSPPKHPHYPPKSPPKPPVYPPPKTPVYHYKSPPPPSPPPPKVPYHYKSPPPPSPPPPKVPYHYKSPPPPSPPPPKVPYHYKSPPPPPPHKKPYHPHHSPPPPKKPYHYKSPPPPPPPKKPYHYKSPPPPPPHKKPYHPHHSPPPPKKPYHYKSPPPPTPVYSPPHHPYYPPKSPPKTPVYSPPKHPHYPPKSPPSPTPPVYSPPKHPHYPPKSPPSPTPPKYSPPKHPHYPPKPPPSPTPPVYSPPKHPHYPPKSPPYHYKSPPPPSPPPPVYSPPHIPYHYKSPPPPPPPPTKPYKPPTPPVHTPPAYIYSSPPPPHHY, from the coding sequence ATGGGGAAAATGGGGACCTCTCTAGTTTTCAGTCTTCTAGTGGCATTAGTCGCTTTTGCCTCGCAAACCTCCGCAAACTACCCTTACTCCTCTCCTCCACCACCTGCTTCTCCTCCTTACCACTACAAGTCACCACCGCCGCCTCCGCCACCAGTGCACTACGCACCACCCCATCATCCTTACTATCCTCCCAAGTCACCGCCTAAGCCTCCGGTGTACTCTCCACCAAAGCATCCTCATTACCCACCAAAGTCACCACCCTCACCCACACCACCGGTGTACTCGCCGCCTAAGCATCCCCATTACCCACCAAAGTCACCACCTAAGCCTCCGGTGTACTCTCCTCCTAAGCACCCACATTACCCTCCCAAGTCACCTCCCAAGCCTCCGGTGTACCCGCCACCAAAGACACCTGTCTACCACTACAAATCTCCACCACCTCCGTCACCACCACCACCAAAGGTGCCATACCACTACAAGTCTCCTCCTCCTCCATCACCACCACCACCTAAGGTGCCTTACCACTACAAGTCTCCTCCTCCTCCATCACCGCCACCACCGAAGGTCCCTTACCATTACAAGTCTCCTCCACCACCCCCACCACACAAGAAGCCCTACCATCCACACCACTCACCACCACCACCAAAGAAGCCATACCACTACAAGTCTCCACCACCTCCACCACCACCGAAGAAGCCTTACCACTACAAGTCTCCACCACCCCCGCCACCACACAAGAAGCCCTACCACCCACATCACTCACCACCACCACCAAAGAAGCCATACCACTACAAGTCTCCTCCACCACCAACGCCAGTCTACTCACCACCTCACCACCCCTACTACCCCCCCAAGTCACCACCTAAGACACCGGTCTACTCACCACCCAAGCACCCTCATTACCCTCCCAAGTCACCACCCTCACCAACACCACCAGTGTACTCACCACCCAAGCATCCTCACTACCCTCCCAAGTCACCACCCTCTCCAACACCACCCAAGTACTCACCACCCAAGCACCCCCATTACCCTCCTAAGCCACCACCATCCCCAACACCACCAGTGTACTCACCACCTAAGCACCCCCACTACCCTCCCAAGTCACCGCCTTACCACTACAAGTCTCCACCACCGCCTTCTCCTCCTCCTCCAGTCTACTCTCCACCCCACATTCCATACCACTACAAGTCACCACCACCACCACCACCACCACCAACGAAGCCTTACAAGCCTCCTACTCCTCCCGTTCACACTCCACCGGCTTACATCTACTCCTCACCTCCTCCTCCTCACCACTACTAG
- the LOC101292281 gene encoding G-type lectin S-receptor-like serine/threonine-protein kinase RLK1-like → MAAIFLLLLLLLQVAAAQQGNISLGASLYSNNNSHWLSDSGQFAFGFYSQGNDLHLGIWFEKTNPKTIIWTATRDPLKQQSIPNDARLIVSVQGLELILKEKNAFPIPVSNSSQPVARASLLDSGNFVLYNSDSNVIWQTFDLPTDTIVAGQRLLAGKRLISSISNTNHGSGRFQVIMQRDGNLVQYPTVPFTLTPDQYSYWASGTFGAGVNVSLNLDQNGELYLLNSTGSKIKSFFVQKDLSMYLVYRLTIDAHGILWLYSCDLVKNDSWSIEWSSTDNKCAPLGLCGLNSYCVLVNQEPSCVCLPGFVFIDGGQKYSGCKRNWSTFGCIGENETSYSIVDVDNIAWENAPYSVLSMNKTACKEDCLMDCNCEAATFRDQLCRKQKLPLRFGRTRAPGLVTTFVKKGITDQSSGTKRMSKGRTKVDTVIFVSSISTLTFSLVVMALTGVVIYRYRVLDDQKVSDSADEGLIGGVTLRSYTYRELQKATKCFINQVGKGAFGTVFKGVIGGRVVAVKQLENVLDEEREFRNEMNAIGRTHHKNLVKLLGYCHDGTNRLLVYEFMTNGSLADFFFKSNGGRPTWEERIGIALNVARGILYLHEECDTQIIHCDIKPENILMSEQKCAKLADFGLAKLLKADHQSGTNTGFRGTRGYVAPEWHRNLTISVKADVYSFGVVLLEIICCQRGMNMAIPDEVTLENWMYRCLEANELEKLVKDDEIDTSKLREMVKLGLCCIQEKPSFRPSMKKVVLMLEGILEIPSPPNPFSSRVDETN, encoded by the coding sequence ATGGCTGCAATTTTTCTACTACTACTTCTTCTTCTTCAAGTTGCAGCTGCTCAACAAGGCAATATCAGCTTAGGTGCTTCTCTATATTCCAATAACAACTCACATTGGTTATCGGATTCGGGTCAGTTTGCCTTTGGCTTCTATAGCCAAGGAAATGATCTTCACTTAGGCATCTGGTTCGAGAAAACTAATCCGAAAACAATCATCTGGACAGCAACTCGTGATCCTCTTAAACAACAGTCAATTCCTAATGATGCTCGATTGATTGTGAGTGTCCAAGGACTTGAGCTCATTCTAAAAGAGAAGAATGCCTTCCCTATACCAGTTTCAAATTCTTCCCAGCCAGTTGCCAGGGCCTCCTTGCTTGATTCTGGTAACTTTGTCCTCTACAATTCTGATTCAAACGTCATTTGGCAGACTTTTGATCTTCCAACAGATACCATTGTAGCCGGGCAGCGTCTGTTGGCTGGGAAAAGGCTCATCTCCTCCATTTCCAACACGAATCACGGAAGTGGAAGGTTTCAAGTGATCATGCAGAGAGATGGGAACTTGGTTCAGTACCCAACTGTTCCATTCACATTGACACCTGATCAATATTCTTATTGGGCCTCTGGGACATTTGGAGCTGGGGTCAATGTGTCCCTCAATCTTGATCAAAATGGGGAGCTCTATCTTCTCAATTCCACTGGTTCCAAGATAAAAAGTTTTTTTGTTCAGAAAGACCTTTCTATGTATCTTGTCTATCGTCTGACGATTGATGCTCATGGAATACTGTGGCTGTACTCATGTGATTTGGTTAAGAATGATTCCTGGTCAATTGAGTGGTCATCAACTGACAATAAGTGTGCTCCTCTTGGTCTTTGTGGCCTAAATTCTTATTGCGTTCTTGTGAATCAGGAACCTTCTTGTGTATGTCTCCCTGGTTTTGTTTTCATCGACGGGGGCCAAAAGTACTCAGGCTGCAAGAGAAACTGGAGTACATTTGGCTGCATTGGTGAGAATGAAACTTCATATTCTATTGTTGATGTGGATAACATAGCATGGGAAAATGCCCCATATTCCGTTCTATCAATGAATAAGACTGCTTGTAAAGAGGACTGTTTGATGGATTGTAACTGTGAAGCTGCAACATTTAGGGACCAGCTGTGCAGAAAACAAAAGCTCCCTCTAAGATTTGGAAGAACTCGCGCACCCGGTTTGGTGACAACCTTTGTCAAAAAGGGTATCACTGATCAAAGTTCAGGTACAAAGAGGATGAGCAAGGGGAGAACAAAAGTTGACACAGTCATATTTGTCAGCAGCATTTCAACATTAACCTTTTCACTTGTTGTTATGGCACTTACTGGTGTTGTTATATATAGATATCGTGTTTTGGATGACCAAAAGGTTTCAGATTCAGCTGATGAAGGGTTAATTGGAGGCGTTACACTGCGGTCATATACATATCGTGAGCTTCAGAAGGCAACCAAATGCTTCATCAATCAAGTGGGAAAAGGAGCTTTTGGGACAGTTTTTAAAGGGGTGATTGGTGGGAGAGTAGTGGCAGTCAAGCAACTAGAGAATGTGCTGGATGAAGAGCGAGAGTTTCGGAATGAGATGAATGCAATTGGGAGAACTCATCACAAGAACCTGGTGAAATTGCTCGGTTACTGTCATGATGGAACAAATAGGCTTCTGGTTTATGAGTTCATGACCAACGGCTCACTTGCGGATTTCTTTTTCAAATCTAATGGTGGAAGGCCAACTTGGGAGGAAAGAATCGGTATAGCCCTCAATGTAGCTCGAGGTATTCTCTATCTACATGAAGAGTGTGACACACAGATTATTCATTGTGACATCAAACCAGAAAATATACTAATGAGTGAGCAGAAATGTGCAAAGCTTGCTGATTTCGGATTAGCCAAGTTGTTGAAAGCTGATCATCAATCTGGGACAAATACTGGCTTCAGGGGAACAAGGGGTTATGTTGCTCCTGAGTGGCACAGAAACTTGACAATATCAGTGAAAGCGGACGTGTACAGCTTCGGAGTTGTACTGTTGGAGATCATATGCTGTCAAAGAGGTATGAATATGGCCATACCTGATGAAGTAACTCTAGAGAATTGGATGTACCGTTGTTTGGAGGCCAATGAACTGGAGAAGCTAGTAAAGGATGATGAGATTGACACGAGTAAACTACGGGAGATGGTCAAGCTCGGCCTTTGCTGCATCCAGGAGAAGCCGTCATTCCGCCCTTCGATGAAGAAGGTGGTACTAATGCTGGAAGGGATACTAGAGATACCATCCCCTCCAAATCCTTTCAGTTCCAGAGTTGATGAAACTAATTAG
- the LOC101292574 gene encoding U-box domain-containing protein 29-like codes for MVRRDEQLHISVPKPFRCPISMDVMRSPVSLSTGVTYDRSSIQHWLDSGHDTCPATMQILHSKDFVPNLNLRRLINLWAQSHGPFSPASSPTLSDHQLRGLVQYLAAENEKFNQNLFDSLSKMVNFAKSKDDNRRFLANFNGFVSAVVGVLNREGVEIEVLELVIRLLDLISSQNGVVEQLQQLIIKANRNCLSSIQLVLQSGGLSSKIESARVLDSIAIDADSKRLIAEKDGLLTVLNRLMSSETDQTLHGVVFSCLVSMSVTRSTKSELVRFGLVQIITETLSNRDVSASLAEKALKLLSKIATCAEGRSEISEEARCVAAVTERLMKGSMAATEDGVAVLWSVCCMLGDKRARECVRRSNGVAKILLVMQSGYGEGHFMRRMCGDMIKVLSVGLGIGLSYDTMTKHIMPC; via the coding sequence ATGGTGAGGCGCGACGAGCAGCTCCACATCAGCGTCCCCAAACCCTTCCGCTGCCCCATCTCCATGGACGTCATGCGCTCCCCCGTCAGCCTCTCCACCGGCGTCACCTACGACCGCTCCAGCATCCAGCACTGGCTCGACTCCGGCCACGACACGTGTCCCGCCACCATGCAGATCCTCCACTCCAAAGACTTCGTCCCCAACCTCAACCTCCGCCGTCTCATCAACCTCTGGGCCCAGTCCCACGGCCCCTTCTCCCCCGCCTCCTCTCCCACTCTCTCCGATCACCAGCTCCGCGGCCTCGTCCAATATCTCGCCGCCGAGAACGAGAAATTCAACCAAAATCTCTTCGATTCGTTGTCCAAAATGGTCAATTTCGCCAAGTCGAAAGACGACAACCGCAGGTTTCTCGCGAATTTTAACGGTTTCGTTTCCGCCGTCGTCGGCGTTTTGAACAGAGAAGGCGTCGAAATCGAGGTTCTGGAATTGGTGATTAGGCTGCTGGATTTGATCTCGTCTCAAAACGGCGTCGTCGAGCAGTTGCAGCAGTTGATAATCAAAGCCAACCGGAACTGCCTCTCTTCGATTCAGTTGGTGTTGCAGAGTGGTGGCCTGAGCTCCAAGATCGAATCGGCTAGGGTTTTGGACTCGATCGCGATCGACGCCGACTCGAAACGACTGATCGCCGAGAAAGACGGACTGTTGACCGTACTGAACCGCCTCATGAGCTCGGAAACCGATCAGACCTTACACGGCGTCGTCTTCTCGTGCCTAGTCTCGATGTCGGTGACTCGGTCAACGAAATCCGAGCTGGTCCGGTTCGGACTGGTCCAAATCATAACCGAAACGCTCTCCAACCGTGACGTCAGCGCTTCCTTGGCGGAGAAGGCATTGAAGCTGCTGTCCAAGATTGCCACGTGCGCCGAGGGGAGGTCCGAGATAAGCGAGGAGGCGAGATGCGTGGCGGCGGTGACGGAGAGGCTGATGAAGGGGTCGATGGCGGCGACAGAGGACGGCGTGGCGGTTTTATGGAGCGTGTGTTGCATGTTGGGGGATAAGAGGGCTAGGGAGTGTGTGAGGAGGAGCAATGGTGTGGCCAAGATATTGCTAGTGATGCAAAGTGGGTATGGTGAAGGGCATTTCATGAGGAGGATGTGTGGGGATATGATCAAGGTTCTGAGTGTTGGGTTGGGGATTGGGTTGAGCTATGACACCATGACCAAACATATTATGCCTTGTTAG